A section of the Stenotrophomonas acidaminiphila genome encodes:
- a CDS encoding D-arabinose 5-phosphate isomerase yields the protein MAASPLSPDSLHDADLIASGRRVFEIERAELERVGGRIGTEFAAACRLILGSRGRVVATGMGKSGHIARKIAATLASTGTPAFYVHPGEAGHGDLGMITADDVVLALSYSGESDEVLMLLPVLKRQGNPLIAMTGRPQSSLASAADIHLDVNVDHEACPLALAPTSSTTTSLAMGDALAVALLDARGFTADDFARSHPAGSLGRRLLLHITDVMHGGADLPSVREDASLSEALVEMSRKRLGMTAVVDAHGRLVGLFTDGDLRRALDTDLDVRTAGIAQVMTRAPRTIGADQLAVEAARMLEQYQINGLIVVDGEGRAVGALNIHDLLRAKVV from the coding sequence ATGGCTGCTTCCCCCCTTTCGCCGGACTCGCTGCACGACGCCGACCTGATCGCCAGCGGCCGCCGCGTGTTCGAGATCGAACGCGCCGAGCTGGAACGGGTCGGCGGCCGCATCGGCACCGAGTTCGCCGCCGCCTGCCGGCTGATCCTGGGCTCGCGCGGCCGCGTGGTGGCCACCGGCATGGGCAAATCCGGGCATATCGCGCGCAAGATCGCCGCCACCCTGGCCTCCACCGGCACCCCCGCGTTCTACGTGCACCCGGGCGAGGCCGGGCATGGCGACCTGGGCATGATCACCGCCGACGACGTGGTGCTGGCGCTGTCCTACTCCGGCGAATCGGACGAGGTGCTGATGCTGCTGCCGGTGCTCAAGCGCCAGGGCAACCCGCTGATCGCCATGACCGGCCGCCCGCAGTCCAGCCTGGCCAGCGCCGCCGACATCCACCTGGACGTGAACGTGGACCACGAGGCCTGCCCGCTGGCGCTGGCGCCGACCTCCAGCACCACCACCTCGCTGGCCATGGGCGACGCCCTGGCCGTGGCCCTGCTCGACGCGCGCGGCTTCACCGCCGACGACTTCGCCCGCTCGCACCCGGCCGGCAGCCTCGGCCGGCGCCTGCTGCTGCACATCACCGACGTGATGCACGGCGGTGCCGACCTGCCCAGCGTGCGCGAGGACGCCAGCCTCAGCGAAGCGCTGGTGGAGATGAGCCGCAAGCGCCTGGGCATGACCGCCGTGGTCGACGCGCATGGCCGCCTGGTCGGGCTGTTCACCGACGGCGACCTGCGCCGCGCGCTGGACACCGACCTGGACGTGCGCACCGCCGGCATCGCCCAGGTGATGACCCGCGCGCCGCGCACCATCGGCGCCGACCAGCTGGCGGTGGAGGCGGCGCGCATGCTGGAGCAGTACCAGATCAACGGCCTGATCGTCGTCGACGGCGAAGGCCGCGCCGTCGGCGCCTTGAACATTCATGACCTGTTGCGGGCAAAAGTGGTTTAA
- a CDS encoding BolA family transcriptional regulator: MDAETIQNLIEAGLPGARAQVSGEDGVHFEATVVCEAFAGKLPLARHRMVYATLGELMGGAIHALALKTVTPGEAG; the protein is encoded by the coding sequence TTGGACGCCGAGACCATCCAGAACCTGATCGAAGCCGGCCTGCCGGGCGCCCGCGCCCAGGTGAGTGGCGAGGACGGCGTGCACTTCGAGGCCACCGTGGTCTGCGAGGCCTTCGCCGGCAAGCTGCCGCTGGCCCGCCACCGCATGGTCTATGCGACGCTGGGCGAGCTGATGGGCGGCGCGATCCACGCGCTGGCCCTGAAAACCGTCACCCCCGGCGAAGCCGGCTGA
- a CDS encoding UDP-N-acetylglucosamine 1-carboxyvinyltransferase, whose protein sequence is MAKIVVTGGNALNGEVNVSGAKNAVLPILCATLLADAPVEITNVPHLHDVITTVKLLGELGAKVTIDQGTLSRGSAIVVDPRSVNQHVAPYELVKTMRASILVLGPLLAKYGAAEVSLPGGCAIGSRPVDQHIKGLQALGAEITVENGFIKARAERLKGGRFTFDMVSVTGTENVLMAAVLAEGTTVLENAAMEPEVTDLAHCLIALGAKIEGLGTARLVIEGVERLAGGRHAVLPDRIETGTFLVAAAMTGGRVVMRNARPDTLDAVLAKLAEAGATIETTQDTITLDMHGRRPKAVNLTTAPYPAFPTDMQAQFMALNCIADGVGVVNETIFENRFMHVNELLRLGADIQVEGHTAICRGVERLSGAPVMATDLRASASLILAGLVADGDTTIDRIYHLDRGYENIEEKLGALGARIRRVS, encoded by the coding sequence ATGGCGAAAATCGTGGTCACCGGCGGCAATGCGCTGAACGGTGAAGTCAATGTCTCCGGCGCCAAGAACGCCGTCCTGCCGATCCTCTGCGCGACCCTGCTGGCCGATGCGCCGGTGGAGATCACCAACGTGCCGCACCTGCACGACGTGATCACCACGGTGAAGCTGCTCGGCGAACTGGGCGCCAAGGTCACCATCGACCAGGGCACCCTGTCGCGCGGCAGCGCGATCGTGGTCGACCCGCGCAGCGTCAACCAGCACGTGGCGCCGTACGAGCTGGTCAAGACCATGCGCGCCTCGATCCTGGTGCTCGGCCCGCTGCTGGCCAAGTACGGCGCGGCGGAAGTGTCGTTGCCCGGCGGCTGTGCGATCGGCTCGCGCCCGGTGGACCAGCACATCAAGGGCCTGCAGGCGCTGGGCGCGGAAATCACCGTGGAGAACGGCTTCATCAAGGCGCGCGCGGAGCGCCTGAAGGGCGGTCGCTTCACCTTCGACATGGTCAGCGTCACCGGCACCGAGAACGTGCTGATGGCCGCGGTGCTGGCCGAAGGCACCACCGTGCTGGAAAACGCGGCGATGGAGCCGGAAGTCACCGACCTGGCGCACTGCCTGATCGCGCTGGGCGCGAAGATCGAGGGGCTGGGCACCGCGCGGCTGGTGATCGAGGGCGTCGAGCGCCTGGCCGGCGGCCGCCACGCGGTGCTGCCGGACCGCATCGAGACCGGCACCTTCCTGGTCGCCGCGGCGATGACCGGCGGCCGCGTGGTGATGCGCAACGCCCGCCCGGACACGCTCGACGCGGTGCTGGCCAAGCTGGCCGAGGCCGGCGCGACGATCGAGACCACGCAGGACACCATCACCCTGGACATGCACGGCCGGCGGCCGAAGGCGGTCAACCTGACCACCGCGCCGTACCCGGCGTTCCCGACCGACATGCAGGCGCAGTTCATGGCGCTCAACTGCATCGCCGACGGGGTGGGCGTGGTCAACGAGACGATCTTCGAAAACCGTTTCATGCACGTCAACGAGCTGCTGCGCCTGGGCGCGGACATCCAGGTCGAGGGCCATACCGCCATCTGCCGCGGTGTCGAACGGCTCAGCGGGGCGCCGGTGATGGCCACCGACCTGCGCGCGTCGGCCAGCCTGATCCTGGCCGGGCTGGTGGCCGATGGCGATACCACCATCGACCGCATCTACCACCTGGACCGCGGCTACGAGAACATCGAGGAAAAGCTCGGTGCGCTCGGTGCCCGCATCCGGCGCGTGTCATGA
- a CDS encoding outer membrane protein assembly factor BamD: MIRRSPLLSAPVRITALLLVLVFAATGCHRGAKGKNADEGMPVERLYEKSHKLMEGGNWSGAEASFRRLIAQYPYGPYTEQAMIESAYAQYKAGKNDDAVSSIDRFIRTYPTHRNIAYLYYLRGLANGNSDTVFLRRVWSLDSSRRDLSTPRQAYADFNIVTERYPNSRYAADARQRMIELRDVFAQHEMDNALYYARRGAWVSAAGRATYLLETYPQSAFQNDAVALLGESYVHLGNKTLADDARRVLELNEPSHPWLQGEWPKYPWIARKLNPFAGEKSAATGQRNARMNRK; encoded by the coding sequence ATGATCCGACGCTCCCCGCTGCTGTCCGCTCCCGTCCGCATCACCGCCCTGCTGCTGGTCCTGGTCTTCGCCGCCACCGGCTGCCACCGCGGCGCCAAGGGCAAGAACGCCGACGAGGGCATGCCGGTCGAGAGGCTCTACGAGAAGAGTCACAAGCTGATGGAAGGCGGCAACTGGTCCGGTGCCGAGGCCAGCTTCCGGCGGCTGATCGCCCAGTACCCGTATGGCCCGTACACCGAGCAGGCGATGATCGAAAGCGCCTACGCCCAGTACAAGGCCGGCAAGAACGACGACGCGGTGTCCAGCATCGACCGCTTCATCCGCACCTACCCGACCCACCGCAACATCGCCTACCTGTACTACCTGCGCGGGCTGGCCAACGGCAACAGCGACACCGTGTTCCTGCGCCGGGTGTGGTCGCTGGACTCCAGCCGCCGCGACCTGTCCACGCCGCGCCAGGCCTACGCCGACTTCAATATCGTCACCGAGCGCTACCCCAACAGCCGCTACGCCGCCGACGCGCGCCAGCGCATGATCGAGCTGCGCGACGTGTTCGCCCAGCACGAGATGGACAACGCCCTGTACTACGCCCGCCGCGGCGCCTGGGTCTCGGCCGCCGGTCGCGCCACCTACCTGCTGGAAACCTACCCGCAGAGCGCCTTCCAGAACGACGCGGTGGCGCTGCTCGGCGAGTCCTACGTCCACCTGGGCAACAAGACCCTGGCAGACGACGCCCGGCGCGTGCTCGAGCTCAACGAGCCCAGCCACCCGTGGCTGCAGGGCGAATGGCCGAAGTACCCGTGGATCGCGCGCAAGCTCAACCCGTTCGCCGGCGAGAAATCCGCCGCCACCGGCCAGCGCAACGCGCGGATGAACCGCAAGTAA
- a CDS encoding multi-copper polyphenol oxidoreductase, with protein MAAALPLLAADWPAPPGVRAFTTLRYGAGGSLPPFDRFNLGNRSSAEGDDPQQVQRNRDELQRLAGLPSAPHWLRQVHGTGVLRFDAPPVAQGVDAEPVADAAVTAVPGVVLAILTADCLPVVFAARDGGEVAAAHAGWRGLADGMLEATLAAMRAPASEAIAWLGPAAGPAHYEIGADVRDAFLAHAAAAEAAFTGTRPGHWRVDLYALARQRLQAAGMDPAAIHGGDQCTIADPARWFSHRRDRRSGRMATLVWMAR; from the coding sequence ATGGCCGCCGCGTTGCCACTGCTGGCGGCGGACTGGCCCGCGCCCCCCGGGGTGCGGGCGTTCACCACGCTGCGTTACGGCGCGGGCGGCTCGCTGCCGCCATTCGACCGTTTCAACCTGGGCAACCGCAGCTCGGCCGAAGGCGACGACCCACAGCAGGTGCAGCGCAACCGCGATGAACTGCAGCGGCTGGCGGGCCTGCCTTCGGCGCCGCACTGGCTGCGCCAGGTGCACGGCACCGGCGTGCTGCGCTTCGACGCACCGCCGGTGGCGCAGGGCGTGGACGCCGAACCCGTCGCCGATGCCGCGGTGACCGCGGTGCCGGGGGTGGTCCTGGCGATCCTCACCGCCGACTGCCTGCCGGTGGTGTTCGCCGCCCGCGACGGCGGCGAAGTAGCCGCCGCGCACGCCGGGTGGCGCGGGCTCGCCGACGGCATGCTGGAGGCAACGCTCGCGGCCATGCGGGCGCCGGCGTCGGAGGCCATCGCCTGGCTCGGCCCCGCCGCCGGGCCGGCGCACTACGAGATCGGCGCCGACGTGCGCGACGCCTTCCTGGCACATGCGGCCGCTGCCGAAGCGGCCTTCACCGGCACCCGGCCCGGGCACTGGCGGGTGGATCTGTACGCGCTGGCACGGCAACGGCTGCAGGCCGCCGGCATGGACCCGGCGGCGATCCATGGCGGCGACCAGTGCACCATCGCCGATCCCGCGCGCTGGTTCTCGCACCGCCGCGATCGTCGCAGCGGACGCATGGCCACGCTGGTGTGGATGGCGCGGTGA
- a CDS encoding alpha,alpha-trehalose-phosphate synthase (UDP-forming), translated as MSRLVVVSNRVAMPGESRAGGLAVGLLAALKERGGLWFGWSGRSVSGPSGELHEHSDGAIRYATLDLSRADLDSYYNGFSNRALWPLLHFRLDLVDYDRSKREGYWRVNTLFADRLAPLLRDDDTVWIHDYHLIPLAALLRERGIGCRIGFFLHVPVPSADLVQALPEHRSLFSALYACDLLGFQTRRDVDRFRSWARLFGGGSAIDSGHIRSPDGRSVRIAAFPIGIDTEHIARQARVATGNSAVRALRHSLQERKLAIGVDRLDYSKGLPERFHGFERYLTRYPQQKGSMTFLQIAPVSRGSVAEYRSLRSELERLAGHINGGHAEADWTPLRYVNQNYAHSTLTGFYREAAVGLVTPLRDGMNLVAKEYVASQDPDDPGVLVLSLLAGAADELKQALLVNPHDLDGVADAIATAANMPRGERIERWQAMMQHLREHDINRWRRDYLQALEGD; from the coding sequence GTGAGCCGCCTGGTGGTGGTCTCCAACCGGGTCGCGATGCCCGGCGAAAGCCGCGCCGGCGGGCTCGCCGTGGGGCTGCTGGCGGCATTGAAGGAACGCGGCGGGCTGTGGTTCGGCTGGAGCGGGCGCAGCGTGTCCGGCCCCAGCGGGGAGCTGCACGAACACAGCGACGGCGCCATCCGCTATGCCACCCTTGACCTGTCCAGGGCCGACCTGGACAGCTACTACAACGGCTTCTCCAACCGCGCGCTGTGGCCACTGCTGCATTTCCGCCTGGACCTGGTGGACTACGACCGCAGCAAGCGCGAAGGCTACTGGCGGGTCAACACGCTGTTCGCCGACCGGCTCGCGCCACTGCTGCGCGACGACGACACGGTGTGGATCCACGACTACCACCTGATCCCGCTGGCGGCGCTGCTGCGCGAACGCGGCATCGGTTGCCGCATCGGCTTCTTCCTGCACGTGCCGGTGCCGTCGGCCGACCTGGTGCAGGCGCTGCCCGAACATCGTTCGCTGTTCTCGGCGCTGTACGCCTGCGACCTGCTCGGCTTCCAGACCCGGCGCGACGTGGACCGCTTCCGCTCCTGGGCGCGCCTGTTCGGCGGTGGCAGCGCCATCGACAGCGGGCACATCCGGTCGCCCGACGGGCGCAGCGTGCGCATCGCCGCGTTCCCGATCGGCATCGATACCGAGCACATCGCCCGGCAGGCACGGGTGGCTACCGGCAACAGCGCGGTGCGCGCGCTGCGGCACAGCCTGCAGGAACGCAAACTGGCCATCGGCGTGGACCGGCTGGACTACTCCAAGGGGCTGCCCGAACGCTTCCATGGCTTCGAGCGCTACCTGACCCGCTACCCGCAGCAGAAGGGCAGCATGACCTTCCTGCAGATCGCGCCGGTCTCGCGCGGCAGCGTGGCCGAGTACCGTTCGCTGCGCAGCGAACTGGAACGGCTGGCCGGGCACATCAACGGTGGCCACGCCGAGGCCGACTGGACCCCGCTGCGCTACGTCAACCAGAACTACGCCCACAGCACCCTGACCGGGTTCTACCGCGAGGCCGCGGTGGGATTGGTGACGCCGCTGCGCGACGGCATGAACCTGGTGGCCAAGGAGTACGTGGCCTCGCAGGACCCGGACGATCCCGGCGTGCTGGTGCTGTCGCTGCTGGCCGGCGCCGCCGACGAACTGAAGCAGGCGCTGCTGGTCAATCCGCACGACCTGGACGGCGTCGCCGATGCCATCGCCACCGCGGCCAACATGCCGCGCGGCGAACGCATCGAGCGCTGGCAGGCAATGATGCAGCACCTGCGCGAGCACGACATCAACCGCTGGCGGCGCGACTACCTGCAGGCGCTGGAAGGCGACTGA
- a CDS encoding trehalose-phosphatase, producing the protein MFLDVDGTLVGFAAQPEDVRLPPQVRDWIARIGERLGGALALVSGRPLAQLDQLFAPLRLPAAGLHGAQLRRTDDDAPADADPAHWLHDLHVQAMRLAHAHPGVRVEAKGQALALHWRNAPDAAAAVEAFARAQLPRLPGVRLQPGNHVVELVSAGHDKGTAVSTLMRAPPFAGRRPVFVGDDLTDEYGFAAATRLGGYGILVGDRSPSQARHALPDVAAMHAWLRAGAA; encoded by the coding sequence CTGTTCCTTGACGTGGACGGCACGCTGGTCGGGTTCGCGGCACAACCCGAAGATGTCCGCCTGCCACCACAGGTGCGCGACTGGATAGCCCGCATCGGCGAACGCCTCGGTGGCGCCCTGGCGCTGGTCAGCGGACGCCCGCTGGCACAGCTTGACCAGTTGTTCGCGCCACTGCGCTTGCCCGCCGCGGGCCTGCATGGCGCGCAGTTGCGCCGCACCGACGACGACGCGCCGGCAGACGCCGACCCCGCCCACTGGCTGCATGACCTGCATGTGCAGGCAATGCGCCTGGCGCACGCGCACCCCGGCGTACGGGTGGAAGCCAAGGGCCAGGCCCTGGCGCTGCATTGGCGCAATGCACCGGATGCCGCAGCCGCGGTCGAAGCCTTCGCGCGCGCGCAGTTGCCGCGGCTGCCCGGCGTCCGCCTGCAACCGGGCAACCACGTGGTCGAACTGGTGTCCGCCGGCCACGACAAGGGCACGGCGGTGAGTACGCTGATGCGCGCGCCGCCCTTCGCCGGGCGCCGCCCGGTGTTCGTCGGCGACGACCTGACCGACGAGTACGGCTTCGCCGCGGCGACACGGCTCGGCGGCTACGGAATCCTGGTCGGCGACCGCTCGCCCAGCCAGGCGCGCCATGCCCTGCCGGATGTGGCCGCGATGCACGCGTGGCTGCGCGCCGGCGCGGCCTGA
- a CDS encoding ligand-gated channel, translated as MARISPAPLGLAVVLALSSPAYAQDASAPATTLDTVIVTGTRASDRTVLESTSPVDVLTAEDIRKAGVVNGELGSALQALLPSFNFPRQSNSGGADHVRAAQLRGLSPDQVLVLVNGKRRHNSALVNTDSKIGKGTTPVDFNAIPVSAIKRIEVLRDGAGALYGSDAVAGVINVILDDAPQGGAIEASFGAHHTDLKPIGRTLTDGQTSYFSAKVGTVLSDQGGFLRVGLELKNREATNRAGFDQIPPWEAQTPDNLALAGKRNYALGDGASKDLNAWFNTEIPFGATSKAYAFGTYNQRDTEGANYFRYPDGEANWKQLYPNGYRPVSEGENLDLQLVAGARGQWGDWNYDASLDHGRNEFTYRLRDSLNASLGPASPTRFKTGDYAFEQTVANLDVGRIFVRADDSHSLGFGVEARHERYETGAGDPASYAAGAYTDRPTGSQAGGGLTPQDEAHLTRDVFSAYGSLSSTFGEKFSTDLAARYEHYQDFGGELTGKLGARYAFAPAFALRGAISNNFHAPSLSQTGFESTSTGYTAGGQLVQGRLLSVNNPIARALGARDLKPEKSINYSLGFTSQIGSHLDLSLDLFQIDIDDRIALSESITGDALTDFVQQRFGVSGLQSAHYFVNAADTRTRGAEFVANWRQTLGGGDLLLTGTWSYARTELKNVLATPPQLLALDPDYVLFGVEESNTLTDAAPRTRAQLAASWADARWSLGSRLSRHGSARRVFDFGGGYVPTQTYGAEWQLDAEVEYRVTAKWSVAVGGQNLTDNYPDRSNDDIHYFGNLPYDVLSPIGSNGAYWYGRVRYAF; from the coding sequence ATGGCCCGTATTTCCCCGGCACCGCTCGGCCTGGCCGTCGTGCTGGCACTGTCCTCGCCCGCCTACGCCCAGGACGCGTCCGCCCCGGCGACCACGCTCGACACGGTGATCGTCACCGGCACCCGCGCCAGCGACCGCACCGTCCTGGAATCCACCTCGCCGGTGGACGTGCTCACCGCCGAGGACATCCGCAAGGCCGGCGTGGTCAACGGCGAACTCGGCAGCGCGCTGCAGGCGCTGCTGCCGTCGTTCAATTTCCCGCGGCAGTCTAACTCCGGCGGTGCCGACCACGTCCGCGCGGCGCAGCTGCGCGGGCTGTCGCCGGACCAGGTGCTGGTGCTGGTCAACGGCAAGCGCCGCCACAACTCGGCGCTGGTCAACACCGACAGCAAGATCGGCAAGGGCACCACACCGGTGGACTTCAATGCCATCCCGGTCAGCGCGATCAAGCGCATCGAAGTCCTGCGCGACGGCGCCGGCGCGCTGTATGGCTCCGATGCCGTGGCCGGGGTGATCAACGTGATCCTCGACGATGCCCCGCAGGGCGGCGCCATCGAGGCCAGCTTCGGTGCGCACCACACCGACCTCAAGCCGATCGGCCGCACCCTCACCGATGGCCAGACGAGCTATTTCAGCGCCAAGGTCGGCACCGTGCTGAGCGACCAGGGCGGCTTCCTGCGCGTGGGCCTGGAGCTGAAGAACCGCGAGGCCACCAACCGCGCCGGCTTCGACCAGATCCCGCCGTGGGAAGCGCAGACCCCGGACAACCTGGCCCTGGCCGGCAAGCGCAACTACGCCCTGGGCGACGGTGCCAGCAAGGATCTCAACGCCTGGTTCAATACCGAGATCCCGTTCGGCGCCACCTCCAAGGCCTATGCGTTCGGCACCTACAACCAGCGCGATACCGAAGGCGCCAACTACTTCCGCTACCCGGACGGCGAAGCCAACTGGAAGCAGCTGTATCCCAACGGCTACCGCCCGGTTTCCGAAGGCGAGAACCTGGACCTGCAGCTGGTCGCCGGCGCGCGCGGCCAGTGGGGCGACTGGAACTACGACGCCAGCCTCGACCACGGCCGCAACGAATTCACCTACCGCCTGCGCGATTCGCTCAACGCCTCGCTCGGCCCTGCCAGCCCCACCCGCTTCAAGACGGGCGACTACGCGTTCGAGCAGACCGTGGCCAACCTCGATGTCGGTCGCATCTTCGTGCGCGCCGACGACAGCCACAGCCTCGGCTTCGGCGTGGAAGCGCGCCACGAACGCTACGAGACCGGCGCCGGCGACCCGGCCAGCTATGCGGCCGGCGCGTACACCGATCGTCCCACCGGCTCGCAGGCCGGCGGCGGCCTGACCCCACAGGACGAGGCCCACCTCACCCGCGACGTGTTCAGCGCCTATGGCAGCCTGTCCTCGACCTTCGGCGAGAAGTTCTCCACCGACCTCGCCGCGCGCTACGAGCATTACCAGGACTTCGGCGGCGAGCTCACCGGCAAGCTCGGCGCACGTTACGCGTTCGCACCGGCGTTCGCGCTGCGCGGCGCCATCTCCAACAACTTCCACGCGCCGTCGCTGAGCCAGACCGGCTTCGAATCCACCTCCACCGGCTACACCGCCGGCGGCCAGCTGGTGCAGGGCCGGCTGCTGTCGGTGAACAACCCGATCGCGCGCGCACTGGGCGCCCGCGACCTGAAGCCGGAGAAGTCGATCAACTACAGCCTCGGTTTCACCAGCCAGATCGGCAGCCACCTGGACCTGTCGCTGGACCTGTTCCAGATCGACATCGACGACCGCATCGCGCTGTCGGAGAGCATCACCGGCGACGCGCTCACCGATTTCGTGCAGCAGCGCTTCGGCGTAAGCGGGCTGCAGAGCGCGCACTACTTCGTCAATGCCGCCGATACACGCACCCGCGGCGCCGAGTTCGTCGCCAACTGGCGGCAGACGCTGGGCGGCGGCGACCTGCTGCTCACCGGCACCTGGAGTTACGCCAGGACCGAGCTGAAGAACGTGCTGGCCACGCCGCCACAGCTGCTGGCGCTGGACCCGGACTACGTGCTGTTCGGCGTGGAGGAAAGCAATACGCTCACCGACGCGGCGCCGCGCACCCGCGCGCAGCTGGCGGCGAGCTGGGCCGACGCGCGCTGGTCGCTGGGCAGCCGCCTGAGCCGCCATGGCAGCGCGCGACGCGTGTTCGATTTCGGTGGCGGCTATGTGCCGACCCAGACCTATGGCGCGGAATGGCAGCTCGATGCGGAAGTGGAGTACCGCGTCACCGCGAAGTGGAGCGTGGCCGTCGGTGGGCAGAACCTGACCGACAACTACCCGGACCGCTCCAACGACGACATCCACTACTTCGGCAACCTGCCCTACGACGTGTTGTCGCCGATCGGCAGCAACGGCGCGTACTGGTACGGGCGCGTGCGCTACGCGTTCTGA
- a CDS encoding cytochrome-c peroxidase, translating into MDFDCLRRVYAQPIAQWPAPHIDKGVQWQELAPLPKHPPEPADNPGTREKIALGRKLFEDPRLSRSGQIACASCHDRQLGWGDGRRVSFGHDRQAGKRNAMSVAMAAYAHPLFWDGRAATLEEQAAFPIQDSREMAFTTRELEHRLNRSKDYPAEFARVFGSRRISVREVGQAIAAYERTLVPRNNRFDRFLEGNRNLLGDQQLWGLHLFRTHARCMNCHSGPALTNNGFHNLGLHFYGRPQQDLGRYEITGDPADSGKFRTPSLRNVSSTGPWMHTGGFTQMRGIVNMYNVGMPRPQPKPGQADDPLFPQPDPLLKVLDLHKTELEAITEFLQSL; encoded by the coding sequence ATCGATTTCGATTGCCTGCGCCGCGTCTATGCCCAGCCGATCGCGCAATGGCCCGCGCCCCACATCGACAAGGGCGTGCAATGGCAGGAACTGGCGCCGCTGCCGAAACACCCTCCCGAGCCGGCCGACAATCCGGGCACCCGGGAAAAGATCGCACTGGGCAGGAAGCTGTTCGAGGATCCACGCCTGTCGCGCTCCGGGCAGATCGCCTGCGCCAGCTGCCACGACCGCCAGTTGGGCTGGGGCGATGGCCGCAGGGTGTCCTTCGGCCACGACCGCCAGGCCGGCAAACGCAACGCGATGAGCGTGGCGATGGCCGCGTATGCGCATCCCCTGTTCTGGGACGGACGCGCCGCCACGCTGGAAGAACAGGCCGCGTTTCCGATCCAGGACTCCCGGGAAATGGCCTTCACCACCCGGGAACTGGAGCACCGCCTGAACCGCAGCAAGGACTACCCGGCCGAATTCGCCCGCGTGTTCGGCAGCCGCAGGATCAGCGTGCGCGAAGTAGGCCAGGCCATCGCCGCCTACGAGCGCACACTGGTGCCACGCAACAACCGCTTCGACCGTTTCCTCGAAGGCAACCGCAACCTGCTCGGCGACCAGCAGCTGTGGGGCCTGCACCTGTTCCGCACCCATGCGCGCTGCATGAACTGCCACAGCGGCCCGGCCCTGACCAACAACGGCTTCCACAACCTCGGCCTGCACTTCTACGGCCGTCCGCAACAGGATCTGGGCCGCTACGAGATCACCGGCGACCCTGCCGACAGCGGCAAATTCCGCACCCCTTCGCTGCGCAACGTAAGCAGTACCGGACCATGGATGCATACGGGCGGATTCACCCAGATGCGCGGTATCGTCAACATGTACAACGTCGGCATGCCACGCCCGCAACCGAAGCCGGGCCAGGCCGACGACCCGTTGTTTCCGCAACCGGACCCGCTGCTGAAAGTGCTGGACCTGCACAAGACCGAGCTGGAAGCCATCACCGAATTCCTGCAAAGCCTGTAG